A single window of Archangium gephyra DNA harbors:
- a CDS encoding DUF7594 domain-containing protein — protein MKQGVRWGVRGVLGCAALVLLARCGGDTSTGELEVGPGCQEALAQGTRMLACGATADAYAEEGLAQTNYGGSRKLVADNLNRRAVFLRFEVPELPAPVVRATLRLYAMDGSSDGPKLYRASTDWSEDSLTWEHAPSLTGEPLGDVDGVPHHSWVEYDVTAAVTASGAYGFALVTESRNGVDFASKEHTRGEWAPRLLLTLEDSSRK, from the coding sequence ATGAAGCAAGGTGTGCGCTGGGGTGTCAGGGGTGTCCTCGGGTGCGCGGCGCTGGTGCTGCTCGCCCGGTGCGGCGGAGACACGTCGACGGGTGAGCTGGAAGTGGGCCCCGGCTGCCAGGAGGCCCTGGCGCAGGGGACGCGGATGCTCGCCTGCGGGGCCACGGCGGACGCCTATGCCGAGGAGGGCCTGGCCCAGACGAACTACGGCGGCTCACGCAAGCTGGTGGCGGACAACCTCAACCGGCGCGCGGTGTTCCTGCGCTTCGAGGTGCCCGAGCTCCCGGCGCCCGTGGTCCGCGCCACCCTGCGCCTGTACGCGATGGATGGCAGCTCGGATGGTCCCAAGCTGTACCGGGCCTCCACGGACTGGAGCGAGGACTCGCTCACGTGGGAGCACGCTCCCTCGCTGACGGGCGAGCCCCTGGGCGACGTGGACGGAGTGCCCCACCACAGCTGGGTGGAGTACGACGTGACGGCCGCGGTGACGGCGAGTGGCGCGTATGGCTTCGCCCTCGTCACCGAGTCGCGCAACGGCGTGGACTTCGCCTCCAAGGAGCACACGCGCGGGGAATGGGCACCCCGGCTCCTCCTGACGCTGGAGGACTCGAGCCGGAAGTGA
- a CDS encoding 2,3-bisphosphoglycerate-dependent phosphoglycerate mutase: MPILALVRHGQSLWNHENRFTGFVDVPLTEKGRAEARKAAESLQGLTFDVAYTSALTRAQETLALILESLGQRIPVIRDAALNERHYGDLQGLNKEDAAKRWGDDQVKKWRRSYDVPPPNGESLEMTAKRVLPFYDRAISGDLRLGKNVLVVAHGNSNRSLVMKLDKLTGEQVVGLELATGVPLVYELSVDGEVLLKRG, encoded by the coding sequence ATGCCCATCCTCGCTCTCGTCCGACACGGACAGTCCCTGTGGAACCATGAGAACCGCTTCACCGGCTTCGTGGACGTGCCCCTGACGGAGAAGGGCCGCGCCGAGGCCCGCAAGGCCGCCGAGTCCCTCCAGGGCCTCACCTTCGACGTGGCCTATACCTCGGCCCTCACCCGCGCCCAGGAGACGCTCGCCCTCATCCTCGAGTCGCTCGGCCAGCGCATCCCCGTCATCCGCGACGCCGCCCTCAACGAGCGCCACTACGGAGACCTCCAGGGCCTCAACAAGGAGGACGCGGCCAAGCGCTGGGGCGATGACCAGGTGAAGAAGTGGCGCCGCTCCTATGACGTCCCGCCCCCCAATGGCGAGTCGCTGGAGATGACCGCGAAGCGCGTGCTGCCCTTCTACGACCGCGCCATCAGCGGCGACCTGCGCCTGGGCAAGAACGTGCTCGTGGTCGCCCACGGCAACTCCAACCGCTCCCTGGTGATGAAGCTCGACAAGCTCACCGGCGAGCAGGTGGTGGGCCTGGAGCTCGCCACCGGCGTGCCGCTCGTCTACGAGCTGTCCGTCGACGGCGAGGTGCTCCTCAAGCGCGGCTGA
- a CDS encoding effector-associated domain EAD1-containing protein — MAIDLKGPQADAFTDALASAFLDFEELEMMVRFGLNEKLQRITKVDSQEKVAFALINWAESNDRLDELLAAALKRNPGNAKLKQFAYEVFLTSDAVPATSLEALVMPAVPFQDVVGWRERMARSERCVCRVEIPGKDNGWKGVGTAFLVGPEVVLTNKHVANEMLGGARVRFDYVRDGAGRVYALAPDWLVCDSPITELDFALVRLAEPVGNEPLEGASGRSRGWLQPKPHTFTLQEPLLILQHPSADHLKLGVGAVKQLQAAPQRIHYTTNTLAGSSGSPCFTLGWELVALHHAGAASANQGVPMGAILARLTEQKKADLLASPAP, encoded by the coding sequence ATGGCGATCGATCTCAAGGGCCCCCAGGCCGATGCATTCACGGACGCACTGGCGAGCGCGTTCCTCGATTTCGAGGAGCTGGAGATGATGGTGCGCTTCGGGCTCAACGAGAAGCTCCAGCGCATCACCAAGGTGGACAGTCAGGAGAAGGTCGCCTTCGCGTTGATCAACTGGGCCGAGTCAAATGACCGCCTCGACGAACTGCTGGCCGCGGCCCTGAAGCGCAACCCTGGCAACGCGAAGCTGAAGCAGTTCGCCTACGAGGTCTTCCTCACGTCCGATGCGGTACCGGCCACCAGCCTGGAAGCCCTCGTCATGCCGGCGGTGCCCTTCCAGGACGTGGTCGGCTGGCGGGAGCGGATGGCCCGGAGCGAGCGCTGCGTCTGCCGCGTGGAAATCCCTGGCAAGGACAACGGATGGAAGGGCGTGGGCACGGCCTTCCTGGTGGGCCCCGAGGTGGTCCTGACCAACAAGCATGTCGCCAACGAGATGTTGGGGGGCGCGCGGGTGCGGTTCGACTACGTGCGCGATGGGGCCGGGCGCGTCTATGCACTCGCGCCGGACTGGCTCGTCTGCGACAGCCCCATCACCGAGTTGGACTTCGCGCTGGTGCGGCTCGCCGAGCCCGTGGGGAACGAGCCCCTGGAGGGCGCCTCGGGGCGTTCGCGCGGATGGCTCCAGCCCAAGCCCCACACGTTCACCCTCCAGGAACCGCTGCTCATCCTCCAGCACCCGTCGGCCGATCACCTCAAGCTCGGGGTCGGCGCGGTGAAGCAGCTCCAGGCCGCCCCTCAGCGCATCCACTACACGACCAACACCCTCGCGGGCTCCTCGGGGTCTCCCTGCTTCACGCTGGGATGGGAGCTGGTCGCGTTGCACCACGCCGGAGCCGCCAGCGCGAACCAGGGTGTCCCCATGGGCGCCATCCTGGCCAGGCTGACCGAGCAGAAGAAGGCCGACCTCCTGGCCTCGCCCGCCCCCTAG
- a CDS encoding effector-associated domain EAD1-containing protein produces the protein MSDTTREWTAQLVSERLRNLKAFSLGMKAPVSPQQEGYREAASVLAWFDPTALRPLGLVEHASIPPSEFLSECILVHDAAGRSRWCLKPELRKQVLRGLVRRSAVEAALAANPNRPDEPLQRMLEACLRGEVLPVEQLDAVALASALQVRDWLEGVVPVLPDAERLRQRLALEELLKPLRRLTGAHFRGREAELEQLRRYTGVLRPTSLAGRIEFVVREVFSLDERPPLVIHGPGGMGKSTLLARFILEHVERSEDDRFPFAYLDFDHPSLRVEEPLTLLAEVFRQVGFQYPSQRDFAEELRRELLELLARDAFTTSSLESFRSPIGDLVALLRKASAESKPFLLVLDTFEEVQYTSRSYIGALFSFIQELQNAVPRLRTVIAGRIPISEFKNEPLVLGELDLEAAEGFLFAQGLQDERLVKAVVAKIGGNPLSLKLAAELARKEGAFNQPRTILPFVREARIQGELYQRILGHIHDEDVRKLAHPGLVLRVVTPDLIAKVLAAPCGVIVPDEARAQNLFKQLARETALITVEGDVLRHRQDVRRVMLELLRADKPDQVEEIHRKAVEYHARYGEPLHRAEEIYHRLSLGEEPASVAFRWMPEVAPYLRSAVEELPLRQRAFLASRLNLELDEKTRAEADLVDWERDAKKRVQELMSLGDVGNLEEALAILNEREDRTENSALLFLEAHILERLDHLAKARAIAKVALKHAERARRRGEWLELQGLLTRLDEREGRSADALSRLAEAAEQAGQLGDGELSRALDALRSRVHLRLVGNSNEEADIVLDGEHRRELNDSLLLAFPRYSELEKLVALKLGFRLSEISSGGSQSRVIFDLIYWAEGRRMVRWLIQAAREMNPGHPSLAAIASKLLLENRDAPEPTPSRSRSRCLTHERLLKVHDAAVSAGLARAREELLAGVEPRVVSGLPLQSNTAGQLLSDLTRLNQISRLDTGLIPLRTWLENALEMTDKRREQAEFKRALRAIDD, from the coding sequence ATGAGCGACACGACTCGTGAATGGACGGCGCAACTCGTCTCTGAGCGGCTGCGGAACCTCAAGGCGTTTTCCCTCGGGATGAAGGCTCCGGTATCGCCACAGCAGGAGGGCTATCGCGAAGCTGCGTCGGTCCTGGCTTGGTTCGATCCGACGGCCCTGCGGCCCCTGGGTCTGGTGGAGCACGCGAGTATTCCTCCTTCGGAATTCCTCTCCGAGTGCATCCTCGTTCATGACGCCGCAGGCCGTTCCCGCTGGTGCCTCAAGCCGGAGCTCCGCAAGCAGGTACTGCGTGGGCTGGTGCGGCGCTCCGCCGTTGAGGCCGCGCTCGCCGCCAATCCCAACCGGCCCGACGAGCCCCTCCAGCGAATGCTGGAGGCGTGCTTGCGTGGAGAGGTTCTGCCCGTCGAGCAGCTTGATGCCGTAGCGTTGGCTTCCGCGCTTCAGGTGAGGGACTGGCTTGAGGGGGTAGTGCCGGTGCTGCCCGACGCGGAGCGCCTGCGGCAGCGTCTGGCGCTTGAGGAACTGCTCAAACCCCTGCGGCGCCTCACGGGGGCTCACTTCCGGGGCCGTGAGGCGGAGCTGGAGCAGTTGCGCCGCTACACCGGCGTCCTGCGTCCCACGTCGTTGGCCGGGCGCATCGAGTTCGTGGTGCGCGAAGTCTTCAGCCTCGACGAGCGGCCACCGCTCGTCATTCATGGCCCTGGGGGAATGGGCAAGTCCACGCTGCTCGCGCGCTTCATCCTCGAACACGTCGAGCGGTCGGAGGACGACCGCTTTCCCTTCGCTTACCTTGACTTCGATCATCCCAGTTTGCGCGTGGAAGAGCCTCTCACTCTACTCGCCGAGGTATTCCGGCAGGTGGGATTTCAGTACCCCTCCCAGCGTGACTTCGCCGAGGAACTGCGGCGTGAACTCCTTGAGTTGCTGGCGAGAGATGCCTTCACGACGAGTTCCCTCGAGTCCTTCCGCTCGCCGATTGGGGATCTTGTTGCCCTGCTGCGGAAAGCCTCGGCGGAGTCCAAGCCCTTTCTACTCGTGCTCGATACGTTCGAGGAGGTTCAGTACACGAGCCGCTCGTACATCGGGGCGCTCTTCAGCTTCATCCAGGAGTTGCAAAACGCCGTCCCCCGACTGCGCACGGTAATCGCCGGGCGCATCCCCATCTCCGAGTTCAAGAACGAGCCGCTCGTGCTGGGCGAGCTGGATCTGGAAGCCGCTGAGGGCTTCCTCTTCGCCCAGGGGCTTCAGGATGAGCGCCTCGTGAAGGCCGTGGTCGCGAAGATCGGTGGCAATCCGCTCAGCCTCAAGCTCGCGGCTGAACTGGCCCGGAAGGAGGGGGCCTTCAACCAGCCCCGCACCATCCTGCCCTTTGTGCGAGAGGCACGGATCCAGGGGGAACTCTATCAGCGTATTCTCGGGCACATCCATGACGAGGACGTGCGCAAGCTGGCGCACCCCGGTTTGGTGCTTCGCGTCGTCACCCCGGACTTGATCGCCAAGGTGCTGGCGGCGCCGTGTGGAGTCATCGTGCCGGACGAGGCGCGTGCTCAGAATCTTTTCAAGCAGCTCGCCAGGGAGACAGCGCTGATCACGGTCGAAGGAGATGTCCTGCGGCACCGCCAGGACGTGCGCCGGGTGATGCTCGAGCTGCTCCGGGCCGACAAGCCGGATCAGGTCGAGGAGATCCACCGAAAGGCTGTCGAGTACCACGCTCGGTACGGAGAGCCGCTCCATCGCGCCGAGGAAATCTACCACCGGTTGAGCCTGGGTGAGGAGCCGGCGAGTGTGGCATTTCGCTGGATGCCTGAGGTCGCTCCATACCTTCGGAGTGCGGTCGAGGAACTGCCGCTGCGGCAGCGTGCCTTCCTCGCGTCACGGCTCAATCTCGAACTTGACGAGAAGACCCGGGCGGAGGCCGATCTTGTTGACTGGGAACGTGATGCGAAGAAGCGCGTCCAAGAGTTGATGTCCCTGGGCGATGTTGGGAACCTGGAGGAGGCGCTGGCGATCCTGAACGAGCGGGAGGATCGGACGGAGAACAGCGCACTGCTGTTCCTGGAGGCACACATCCTTGAGCGGCTCGACCATCTGGCCAAAGCGCGCGCTATCGCGAAGGTCGCGCTCAAACATGCTGAAAGAGCGCGACGCCGCGGGGAGTGGCTGGAATTGCAAGGCCTGTTGACGCGTCTCGACGAGCGTGAAGGCCGGTCCGCGGATGCACTGAGCAGGCTCGCTGAAGCCGCCGAACAGGCTGGACAGCTCGGTGATGGTGAACTCTCCCGGGCGCTTGATGCTCTACGGAGCCGGGTTCACTTGCGATTGGTGGGTAACTCGAATGAAGAAGCCGACATCGTGCTTGATGGTGAGCATCGTCGGGAGCTTAATGATTCGCTGCTACTTGCATTCCCGCGTTATTCAGAACTGGAGAAGCTGGTGGCGCTCAAGCTCGGCTTCCGGCTGTCCGAGATCAGCTCGGGTGGCAGTCAGAGTCGTGTGATCTTCGACCTTATTTACTGGGCCGAGGGGCGAAGGATGGTTCGTTGGCTCATTCAAGCCGCGCGAGAGATGAACCCGGGCCATCCTAGCCTTGCCGCAATCGCCTCCAAGCTTTTGTTGGAGAACCGCGATGCACCCGAGCCAACTCCTTCCAGGTCCCGCTCACGATGCCTAACACATGAGCGACTGCTCAAAGTCCATGACGCCGCGGTGTCCGCCGGTCTCGCACGAGCCCGGGAGGAACTGCTCGCGGGGGTGGAGCCACGAGTGGTCTCAGGCCTTCCTCTCCAGTCGAATACAGCCGGCCAGCTGCTCTCGGACCTGACGAGGCTGAACCAGATCAGCCGACTCGACACCGGACTCATCCCCTTGAGAACCTGGCTCGAGAACGCCCTGGAGATGACGGACAAACGTCGCGAGCAGGCGGAGTTCAAGCGCGCGCTGCGCGCCATTGATGACTGA
- a CDS encoding effector-associated domain EAD1-containing protein translates to MPVDSSDNIFVSLVEALKGVYPSQHDLELLAGLGLGASLDHLTPPGTLEYRIFKLVERYDAEAKVPKLVHAVHSHRPGDPKVRALFARFFPGSVPVPTEATQGAASPFDCYRLGEDTLFLDRKELRKALRAIESGSGRNVLVITGRRGSGKTFTCRLLQHGANQHGYQIVVVNLREELLPGDGPDVLARSLLRQMGLSVNELPAQGQESATRWILNIVHWMVGLIRNAQSNKKWWLVIDGFERDVTPEEVRLLVTHLAAKIDLSLPNVRLGLLGYDEPPAPPLTPARARFEKLGRINQSDIEEFFAQAFQERGQPVSPDILKVASERVLQKLPQGDPDDMRILHDLVQEALQLLFTPEVAK, encoded by the coding sequence ATGCCCGTGGACTCCAGCGACAACATCTTCGTCTCCCTGGTCGAGGCGCTCAAAGGCGTCTACCCGAGCCAGCATGACCTGGAGTTGCTGGCCGGGCTCGGTCTCGGCGCCAGCCTGGATCACCTCACCCCACCGGGGACGCTCGAGTACCGGATCTTCAAGCTCGTCGAGAGATACGACGCGGAGGCGAAGGTCCCGAAGCTCGTGCACGCGGTGCATTCGCATCGCCCTGGGGACCCCAAGGTCCGCGCTTTGTTCGCGCGCTTCTTTCCCGGTTCAGTCCCCGTGCCGACGGAGGCCACCCAGGGCGCGGCCAGCCCTTTCGACTGTTACCGCCTGGGTGAGGACACGCTCTTCCTCGACCGCAAGGAACTGCGCAAGGCGCTCCGGGCCATCGAAAGCGGTAGCGGGCGCAATGTCCTTGTCATCACAGGTCGGCGGGGCAGCGGCAAGACGTTCACCTGCCGGTTGCTCCAGCACGGAGCGAATCAGCATGGCTACCAGATCGTCGTGGTGAACCTACGCGAGGAACTCCTGCCGGGGGACGGTCCGGACGTGCTCGCCCGGTCACTGCTTCGCCAGATGGGCCTTTCCGTTAACGAGTTGCCCGCCCAGGGGCAGGAGAGCGCGACACGCTGGATCCTGAACATCGTCCACTGGATGGTGGGGCTGATTCGCAACGCCCAGTCGAACAAGAAATGGTGGCTCGTCATCGACGGCTTCGAGCGCGACGTCACACCCGAGGAGGTGCGACTCTTGGTGACCCACCTCGCCGCGAAAATCGACTTGTCCCTACCAAACGTGCGCCTCGGCCTGCTGGGTTATGACGAACCCCCGGCTCCCCCGCTGACGCCCGCAAGGGCCCGGTTCGAGAAACTCGGCCGCATCAACCAGTCGGATATTGAGGAGTTCTTCGCGCAGGCCTTCCAGGAGCGTGGCCAACCGGTCTCTCCCGACATCCTCAAGGTGGCCTCCGAGCGCGTGCTCCAAAAGCTTCCCCAGGGCGACCCGGACGACATGCGCATCCTCCATGACCTCGTGCAGGAAGCGCTCCAACTCCTCTTCACGCCGGAGGTAGCCAAATGA
- a CDS encoding OPT/YSL family transporter has product MAQPLSPPPSSPSPVPPHAVGSPEDGAPRFGWLPAPGSWKFHLLLSAVAIFVLGPLGGIAASYMNFSLGFFVGGQVLAGILGSAVTYGYGPEGKHGANYMQTMAASVASMCAMSVLIQAMVWLGMPQPPAWHLMLFVGCVGMFGVGVGMLYTPLLVDRLQLDYPSGYAVANILRALTDKKLLKASIAKLGGGTGLGAAVAALTERVVAVGASGLSASTIGAGMVVGSRITVPAVVGGLVGHAFTPYLRSIGWLGADEPFRKIGFLIGLAMICGAAVVDLSLLAVQAVDRVRNRAKVAADEVPAWKQVSLPKLFGWVGFWAVAVVVVATRLLEQPLGFILFGLGLSLLFVLINGIAYGITDQNPISSAFVISVLLMSLLGLKNPLVGVMAASILLISTSVGCDMQQDRSTGWRLGTDRTIQFRYQVIGIVMGAVLCVGLARVFMSAYPVLAINQLDNPGAEVGQWSSAMTYKFVGAIRSLGTLSEHTVRALLFGLALGFVIEVARKRLKRHARYQAWLKGSRAGYAVGWTMDSVVLSSPYASSFGGFVNLPAALWFGAGGILSSLWNTLTAKAAPHAAGSPGEGEALPEDMSTTSLVGGGLIAGESLYFLFVGLAGLLALLW; this is encoded by the coding sequence ATGGCTCAGCCCCTCTCTCCGCCTCCGTCGTCTCCGTCTCCGGTCCCGCCCCACGCGGTGGGCTCTCCCGAGGACGGCGCCCCGCGCTTCGGCTGGTTGCCCGCGCCGGGCTCGTGGAAGTTCCACCTGCTGCTGAGCGCGGTGGCCATCTTCGTGCTCGGGCCGCTGGGGGGCATCGCCGCTTCCTACATGAACTTCAGCCTGGGCTTCTTCGTGGGAGGGCAGGTGCTGGCCGGCATCCTCGGCAGCGCCGTCACCTATGGCTACGGCCCCGAGGGCAAGCACGGCGCCAACTACATGCAGACGATGGCGGCGTCGGTGGCCTCCATGTGCGCCATGTCCGTGCTCATCCAGGCCATGGTGTGGCTGGGCATGCCGCAGCCGCCGGCCTGGCACCTGATGCTCTTCGTGGGGTGCGTGGGCATGTTCGGCGTGGGCGTGGGCATGCTCTACACGCCGCTGCTGGTGGACCGGCTGCAGCTGGACTACCCGTCGGGCTACGCGGTGGCCAACATCCTCCGGGCGCTCACCGACAAGAAGCTGCTCAAGGCCTCCATCGCCAAGCTGGGCGGAGGCACGGGGCTGGGCGCGGCGGTGGCGGCGCTCACCGAGCGCGTGGTGGCCGTGGGGGCCTCGGGCCTGAGCGCGTCCACCATTGGCGCGGGCATGGTGGTGGGCAGCCGCATCACCGTGCCGGCCGTGGTGGGCGGCCTCGTGGGCCATGCCTTCACCCCGTACCTGCGGAGCATCGGCTGGCTGGGGGCGGACGAGCCGTTCCGCAAGATTGGCTTCCTCATCGGCCTGGCGATGATCTGCGGCGCGGCGGTGGTGGACCTGTCGCTGCTGGCGGTGCAGGCGGTGGACCGGGTGCGCAACCGGGCGAAGGTGGCGGCCGATGAAGTGCCCGCGTGGAAGCAGGTGAGCCTGCCCAAGCTGTTCGGCTGGGTGGGCTTCTGGGCGGTGGCGGTGGTGGTGGTGGCCACGCGGCTGCTGGAGCAGCCCCTGGGCTTCATCCTCTTCGGCCTCGGGTTGTCGCTGCTCTTCGTGCTCATCAACGGCATCGCCTACGGCATCACCGACCAGAATCCCATCTCCAGCGCCTTCGTCATCTCGGTGCTGTTGATGTCGCTGCTGGGGCTGAAGAACCCGCTGGTGGGCGTGATGGCCGCGAGCATCCTGCTCATCTCCACCTCGGTGGGCTGTGACATGCAGCAGGACCGCTCCACGGGCTGGCGCCTGGGGACGGACCGCACCATCCAGTTCCGCTACCAGGTGATTGGCATCGTCATGGGCGCGGTGCTGTGCGTGGGCCTGGCGCGCGTCTTCATGAGCGCCTACCCGGTGCTGGCCATCAACCAGCTGGACAACCCGGGGGCGGAGGTGGGGCAGTGGAGCTCGGCGATGACGTACAAGTTCGTGGGCGCCATCCGCAGCCTGGGCACGCTGTCGGAGCACACGGTGAGGGCGCTGCTCTTCGGCCTGGCGCTGGGCTTCGTCATCGAGGTGGCGCGCAAGCGGCTCAAGCGCCACGCGCGCTACCAGGCCTGGCTGAAGGGCTCGCGCGCGGGCTACGCGGTGGGCTGGACGATGGACTCGGTGGTGCTGTCGAGCCCGTATGCCTCGTCCTTCGGCGGCTTCGTGAACCTGCCAGCGGCGCTCTGGTTCGGCGCGGGCGGCATCCTGTCCTCGCTGTGGAACACGCTGACGGCGAAGGCGGCGCCGCACGCGGCGGGCTCGCCCGGAGAGGGAGAGGCGCTGCCCGAGGACATGAGCACCACCTCGCTGGTGGGCGGAGGGCTCATCGCCGGCGAGTCGCTCTACTTCCTCTTCGTGGGACTGGCCGGGCTGCTCGCGTTGTTGTGGTAG
- a CDS encoding PAS domain-containing sensor histidine kinase: protein MDSRISTFLQRLAFIAASTSVLVGAVVLVGGWGLGVEALTVLVPGLPAMVPGTAAGLILTGTALGLLCPATPSPHRRWVGRGCAALASLLGVLVLAGYVFHQGWLDTLFAWLPSTRARSLSPSPQTALCFLLLGLALVLLDVETPRGRRPAQYLALTVALLSWTAVIGYGTGASQLHTLPGLPAGIGMALHTCVAFFVLSLGALGARPTHGLMRTLTGTHAGSVMVRRLLPPLLLGPYVVGHLSLLGTRAGLYSASTAFALVTGMLTFMGLPFLWSASRRLNHAGLALEQAWRTEVLQRAWLMSIIEQMPDGVLILDEQGHILVANAAAKSLCVSDSSGLDAFGNRFLFDLRRPSGEPLPWEEVPFVRAVTRGELEAGVELSLWTREGRRVPVLASATPIQGRQGTPGGAVSIFRDITPLKELERQREEWTSVVAHDLRQPVSVIALALDALRHDTPEGPPAHQEEPLQWIDTSVGNLRRMIEDLLDASRIEARQLRLERQPVSLTEHVHACVRRMEAQARGRPIRVTALDEALTLGDPLRIDQVITNLLSNAVKYGTPQTPIDVEVTREEDELRVSVSNEGPGIPPEELPQLFRRFHRTPGSHKQAAGIGLGLYICKGLIEAHGGRLWATSTPGRRTTFSFSLPEVERASSSLASGTH, encoded by the coding sequence GTGGACTCGCGTATCTCGACGTTCCTCCAGCGGTTGGCTTTCATCGCGGCGAGCACCAGTGTCCTCGTGGGTGCCGTCGTCCTGGTGGGCGGCTGGGGCCTGGGCGTCGAGGCCTTGACGGTGCTGGTGCCGGGCCTGCCCGCCATGGTGCCGGGGACCGCGGCCGGGCTCATCCTCACGGGCACGGCGCTGGGGCTGCTGTGCCCCGCCACCCCGTCACCGCACCGGCGGTGGGTGGGCCGCGGCTGCGCCGCCCTCGCCAGCCTTCTCGGCGTGCTCGTCCTGGCCGGGTATGTCTTCCATCAGGGGTGGCTCGACACGCTCTTCGCCTGGCTGCCGTCCACGCGGGCCCGGTCGTTGAGTCCCTCACCCCAGACGGCGCTCTGCTTCCTCCTGCTGGGCCTGGCCCTGGTGCTGTTGGACGTGGAGACCCCGCGAGGCCGCCGGCCCGCGCAGTACCTCGCGCTCACCGTGGCCCTGCTGTCCTGGACGGCGGTGATTGGCTATGGCACGGGCGCCTCCCAACTCCATACGCTGCCGGGCCTGCCCGCCGGAATCGGCATGGCCCTGCACACGTGCGTGGCCTTCTTCGTCCTGAGCCTCGGGGCGCTCGGGGCGCGGCCCACCCACGGGCTCATGCGCACCCTCACGGGGACGCACGCGGGCAGCGTCATGGTGCGCCGCCTGCTGCCGCCCCTGCTGCTCGGCCCCTACGTGGTGGGCCACCTGTCCCTGCTGGGGACGCGCGCCGGCCTCTACTCCGCCAGCACCGCCTTCGCCCTCGTCACGGGCATGCTGACCTTCATGGGGCTGCCGTTCCTCTGGTCGGCGTCCCGCAGGCTCAACCACGCCGGGCTCGCGCTCGAGCAGGCCTGGCGCACCGAGGTGCTCCAGCGCGCCTGGCTCATGAGCATCATCGAGCAGATGCCCGACGGCGTCCTCATCCTGGATGAACAGGGGCACATCCTCGTGGCCAACGCGGCCGCCAAGTCGCTGTGCGTCAGCGACTCCAGCGGGTTGGATGCCTTTGGCAACCGGTTCCTCTTCGATCTGCGCAGGCCCTCCGGCGAGCCCCTTCCCTGGGAGGAGGTGCCCTTCGTGCGGGCGGTGACCCGGGGCGAGCTGGAGGCGGGAGTCGAGCTGTCGCTGTGGACGCGGGAGGGGCGGCGGGTTCCGGTGCTGGCGAGCGCGACGCCCATCCAGGGGCGCCAGGGCACGCCGGGCGGAGCCGTCTCCATCTTCCGCGACATCACTCCCCTCAAGGAGCTCGAGCGCCAGCGCGAGGAGTGGACGTCGGTGGTGGCCCATGACCTGCGCCAGCCGGTGAGCGTCATCGCCCTCGCGCTCGATGCGCTGCGCCACGACACGCCCGAGGGCCCGCCCGCGCACCAGGAGGAGCCACTGCAATGGATCGACACCAGCGTGGGCAACCTGCGCCGGATGATCGAGGATCTGCTGGACGCCTCGCGGATTGAAGCGCGGCAGCTGCGGCTGGAGCGGCAGCCGGTGTCGCTCACGGAGCATGTGCACGCGTGCGTGCGGCGGATGGAGGCACAGGCCCGGGGCCGCCCCATCCGCGTCACCGCCCTGGACGAGGCGCTGACGCTGGGAGATCCGCTGCGCATCGACCAGGTGATCACCAACCTGCTCTCGAACGCGGTGAAGTACGGCACGCCGCAGACGCCCATCGACGTCGAGGTCACCCGGGAGGAGGACGAGCTGCGGGTCTCGGTGTCCAACGAGGGGCCCGGCATTCCGCCGGAGGAGCTGCCCCAGTTGTTCCGCCGCTTCCACCGCACGCCGGGGAGCCACAAACAGGCGGCGGGGATCGGCCTGGGGCTCTACATCTGCAAGGGGCTCATCGAGGCGCACGGCGGCCGGCTCTGGGCCACCAGCACCCCCGGCCGCAGGACGACCTTCTCCTTCAGCCTGCCGGAGGTGGAGCGGGCGTCGTCGTCATTGGCCTCGGGCACGCACTGA